The nucleotide sequence TAGGCCGAGCCAGGAAACCCACAGAGGTtggctgggaggtgaggggcacATCCCTGGTGTCTGGGCAGAACCAGTAGCTTCAAGTAAGGCTGTAggtcagccctcctgctgcaggcagcACACCCCTGGAATAGCCCCCAcacctcagctctgccccctggggGAGCCCCCTCATGAGAAACTACTGAACCCCAGACCAGCGGGGTGGTAAGCAGCACAGGGAGctgccacagtcagagcagcacCCTGGGTCCCCTccggccagagccccaggtatcCTGGCCCATGGTAGGTGGGGGGGAAAGTGGGCTAAGTACAGGGGGCCCCACACCAAGGGAGCAGCCGCTTCAGGGAAGACacagtggggagggtggggggcaaggaCCACAGGCAGTTAAATGGGTTCAAAGAGCACGCAGGCCTCTCAGCCCCCTGGGCCACAGAGCACAGCtctggaaggggagaggaggctggtggGTCAAGACAGGTGTGTATTTGTGTGCATCTGGGTGCTcagacgcctgggttctccccacagCTTGGAGAGAGGAGCCTGGAtgcctgggggtgcgggggggatcCTGGCCGTGGGGTGCTCCGCTATTTCTGTTCGCGGCGCCAGACGATGACCATGCCCTTGGCGTCGCTGGAGGCCAGCAGGCTCTCGTCGCAGTTGAAGCTGacacccagcacagcagcactgtgtccctgcagcttgtTCACGATGGCCCGGCTGGCGCGCTCCACATCAAAGAAGTAGACGCACATGTCCTCACTGCCCGTCACTGCAAAGAGGTGGGATCAGGGGGACCCGGAACCCCTGACACACTTCAGGAGTGAGGGGGTGCTCCAGCtcatggggggcagggtggagtcaagagcagggcctgtgggaCCAAGTCCCCTAGGAATAGGGCCTGAGATTCTGAGCCCCGGAATCAGACGacttgttccccccaccccagaggatTCTGGGAGCAGCTGTGGGCTGTCTCAGGGGATTGTGGGAGTAAGGAGATGTGTAGCAAGCACAAGGGGCTTCATCCTCTGTCCtgtcctccccagcccaggggcctggctctTACCCACACATGCCCCCTGGCGGAAGGACATGAGGGGGCAGAAGATGCTGCGCACGGGGTGGGAGCCCTGCTGGATCTGGAAACTCCTCTtcagctgcagggtcccctcGTTGTCCACAACTCTGTGGGGAGAATGGGTGTAAGCCaagagcccctgccccaccccctggcgcccagccctggctgcccggtgagctcccctccagccccttcgCCCTGGTGCTGACTGCTAGGGGAGAGTCCCCTGCCAAGCCCCTggcccccagtgcccctcaccgGTAGAGCAGCAGCttgttgaggcaggcattgatgAGCAGCGAGGGGTCCCGGGCCTCGCGGCTCACCCAGGAGCGGGCAGAGATGCTGGTGATGGAGCTGCCCTCATGCACCACCAGCCGTTTGGCCTTGGTCAGCTTCCCTACAGGGCAGGGTGAGAGGAGGTGATTAGAgctgggggaatgggggagcCCAGTCTCCTGCCCGCCCAGGGCCCCTCTGGGGCAGCTCACCTGTGGCCATgtcaaagaggaaggagaagacGCTGCCGTGGTCGTCACCGGCCCAGAGCAGGCGACCAGGGGAGTCGAAGGAGAGCGCCAGCACCCGGCCCGTCAGCCTGCTGGAGCCCCCCTTCACCTTCTTCCCCGTGGAGATGTTCATCACGTGCAGGTTGTGCTTCCCATTGCccacctgcagggggagcccCAGAGCCATCAGCCCAcactgtggggcagggccccctcctggacccagTCGCTCCTCCTAGCAGGGACAGGCctgggccccactgccccctcccagggcaagAACCCAGCAGGGACAGGCCACATGCCCCACTGCCCTCTTCTTgagaccagctggctggaagactCAGCAGTGCAGCTCactggcctggctctgggcaggagtgagGCTGAATGGGGCAGAGATGCAGGCACACCGGGTTGGGGCCACACCACCACGAGCTTGCTGATGGCTGGAAGATGCggtggggggctggaggctggggcggggcggggcggggcagggcagggaggactCACCACCGTGAGGTTGTTGTTCACGGGCTGGAAGACGCAGCACAGCAGCTCGGCCCCGTCGGGGTCGGGGATCTGGCGGATGCACTTGCCCTCGCCAGCGGCCCAGATGCGCATGGTGCCGTCCAGCGAGGTGGAAACCAGCACGTCGTTGGAGAGGGACCACGCGAAGTCTGAGACGCCCCGGCTGTGGCCCCGCAGCACCCGCAGCACCGTGGGCGGGGCGGGCGCCAACTGGCACACTGAGATGGTGCCGTCCAGGGAGCAGCAGGCCAGCAGGTGCTTGTCGTCGTTGGCAAACTGCACCTtgggcactggggagggcaggggagtgagCGGGGGCACGGCCCTCCACGGGCTCCTGTCACCAGCATTGGATTTCACCCTCCCCGTGTGCCCCTCCCAGGATCTCCGCTCCCTTCTGCCGCATGAAGTGCCATGCTGTAGCTGcctgggccctcccctgcccccacttcctgAGCCCCCAGAGCAGCGCCCTCCCACCCCATGCGTCTGTCCCCATCTG is from Carettochelys insculpta isolate YL-2023 chromosome 22, ASM3395843v1, whole genome shotgun sequence and encodes:
- the WDR13 gene encoding WD repeat-containing protein 13 isoform X2 gives rise to the protein MARTPESRRGRSLSASSRDLPAWRRFQLPLASSPETPAPAGSGMAAVWQQVLAVDARYNAYRTPGFPQFRTQYIRRRSQLLRENAKAGHDPGARKLYLRLRAQLLAQRYGPLSEQSSFRAYSNSIVRSSRTTLDRMEDFEDDARALGARGHRRSVSRGSYQLQAQMNRAAYDERPPGSVVPTSVAEASRAMAGDTTLSENYAFAGMYHVFDQHVDEAVPKVQFANDDKHLLACCSLDGTISVCQLAPAPPTVLRVLRGHSRGVSDFAWSLSNDVLVSTSLDGTMRIWAAGEGKCIRQIPDPDGAELLCCVFQPVNNNLTVVGNGKHNLHVMNISTGKKVKGGSSRLTGRVLALSFDSPGRLLWAGDDHGSVFSFLFDMATGKLTKAKRLVVHEGSSITSISARSWVSREARDPSLLINACLNKLLLYRVVDNEGTLQLKRSFQIQQGSHPVRSIFCPLMSFRQGACVVTGSEDMCVYFFDVERASRAIVNKLQGHSAAVLGVSFNCDESLLASSDAKGMVIVWRREQK
- the WDR13 gene encoding WD repeat-containing protein 13 isoform X1, with translation MAAVWQQVLAVDARYNAYRTPGFPQFRTQYIRRRSQLLRENAKAGHDPGARKLYLRLRAQLLAQRYGPLSEQSSFRAYSNSIVRSSRTTLDRMEDFEDDARALGARGHRRSVSRGSYQLQAQMNRAAYDERPPGSVVPTSVAEASRAMAGDTTLSENYAFAGMYHVFDQHVDEAVPKVQFANDDKHLLACCSLDGTISVCQLAPAPPTVLRVLRGHSRGVSDFAWSLSNDVLVSTSLDGTMRIWAAGEGKCIRQIPDPDGAELLCCVFQPVNNNLTVVGNGKHNLHVMNISTGKKVKGGSSRLTGRVLALSFDSPGRLLWAGDDHGSVFSFLFDMATGKLTKAKRLVVHEGSSITSISARSWVSREARDPSLLINACLNKLLLYRVVDNEGTLQLKRSFQIQQGSHPVRSIFCPLMSFRQGACVVTGSEDMCVYFFDVERASRAIVNKLQGHSAAVLGVSFNCDESLLASSDAKGMVIVWRREQK
- the WDR13 gene encoding WD repeat-containing protein 13 isoform X4 yields the protein MEDFEDDARALGARGHRRSVSRGSYQLQAQMNRAAYDERPPGSVVPTSVAEASRAMAGDTTLSENYAFAGMYHVFDQHVDEAVPKVQFANDDKHLLACCSLDGTISVCQLAPAPPTVLRVLRGHSRGVSDFAWSLSNDVLVSTSLDGTMRIWAAGEGKCIRQIPDPDGAELLCCVFQPVNNNLTVVGNGKHNLHVMNISTGKKVKGGSSRLTGRVLALSFDSPGRLLWAGDDHGSVFSFLFDMATGKLTKAKRLVVHEGSSITSISARSWVSREARDPSLLINACLNKLLLYRVVDNEGTLQLKRSFQIQQGSHPVRSIFCPLMSFRQGACVVTGSEDMCVYFFDVERASRAIVNKLQGHSAAVLGVSFNCDESLLASSDAKGMVIVWRREQK
- the WDR13 gene encoding WD repeat-containing protein 13 isoform X3, whose amino-acid sequence is MAAVWQQVLAVDARYNAYRTPGFPQFRTQYIRRRSQLLRENAKAGHDPGARKLYLRLRAQLLAQRYGPLSEQSSFRAYSNSIVRSSRTTLDRMEDFEDDARALGARGHRRSVSRGSYQLQAQMNRAAYDERPPGSVVPTSVAEASRAMAGDTTLSENYAFAGMYHVFDQHVDEAVPKVQFANDDKHLLACCSLDGTISVCQLAPAPPTVLRVLRGHSRGVSDFAWSLSNDVLVSTSLDGTMRIWAAGEGKCIRQIPDPDGAELLCCVFQPVNNNLTVVGNGKHNLHVMNISTGKKVKGGSSRLTGRVLALSFDSPGRLLWAGDDHGSVFSFLFDMATGKLTKAKRLVVHEGSSITSISARSWVSREARDPSLLINACLNKLLLYRVVDNEGTLQLKRSFQIQQGSHPVRSIFCPLMSFRQGACVGFIQRLEKENKLSCFANS